Proteins from a single region of Undibacterium sp. KW1:
- a CDS encoding TfoX/Sxy family protein yields the protein MGSQASFVEFILDQLSSCEDVVAKKMFGEYALYMSGKMFALICDDQLFIKPTTAGQQRLTQLQTAVTEAQPYPQAKPWYLIDSDLLEDRDGLTTLARATANALPVPVKKTSKTTKKNQA from the coding sequence ATGGGCTCACAAGCAAGCTTTGTAGAATTTATTCTCGACCAGTTAAGCAGTTGTGAAGACGTGGTCGCGAAAAAAATGTTTGGTGAATACGCACTGTATATGTCGGGCAAGATGTTTGCGCTGATATGCGATGATCAACTCTTCATCAAGCCGACAACGGCGGGGCAGCAACGCCTAACACAATTGCAAACGGCAGTCACCGAAGCACAGCCCTACCCTCAGGCCAAGCCCTGGTATCTCATCGACAGTGATTTGCTGGAAGACCGGGATGGCCTGACCACCCTGGCGCGTGCCACTGCGAATGCTTTGCCAGTACCAGTCAAAAAGACCAGCAAAACCACTAAAAAGAACCAGGCCTGA